A genomic stretch from Streptomyces venezuelae ATCC 10712 includes:
- a CDS encoding ABC transporter ATP-binding protein yields MTTSTTSGTATGAGTGVSTVVRLRGVTKEYAGGVRALDGVDLTIREGELLGIVGPSGSGKSTLLHIVGTLDRPSTGTVEIAGHDVAALTDRKLSALRARRIGFVFQAFHLVPGVGALENVAEGLLYSGLPRARRRRMAADALARVGLADRMRHRPHELSGGQKQRVAIARAVVGEPALLLADEPTGALDSASGEAVMTLLRELNAEGATIAVITHDTEIAGRLPRQVRIRDGRVVEDTVTGGATAGGSGGATDGLSYRASGGVSEGGRGAA; encoded by the coding sequence ATGACGACGAGCACGACGAGCGGCACTGCCACCGGCGCGGGTACGGGCGTGAGTACGGTCGTACGGCTCCGGGGCGTCACCAAGGAGTACGCGGGCGGCGTCCGGGCCCTCGACGGCGTCGACCTCACCATCAGGGAGGGCGAATTGCTCGGGATCGTCGGTCCGTCCGGCTCCGGCAAGTCGACGCTGCTGCACATCGTCGGAACCCTGGACCGGCCCAGTACCGGCACGGTCGAGATCGCCGGGCACGACGTCGCCGCGCTGACCGACCGCAAGCTGTCCGCGCTGCGCGCCCGCCGCATCGGCTTCGTCTTCCAGGCGTTCCATCTCGTGCCGGGTGTGGGCGCGTTGGAGAACGTGGCCGAGGGGCTGCTGTACTCCGGACTGCCCCGCGCCCGCCGGCGGCGGATGGCCGCCGACGCACTGGCCCGGGTGGGTCTCGCCGACCGGATGCGGCACCGCCCGCACGAGCTGTCCGGCGGGCAGAAGCAGCGCGTCGCCATCGCGCGGGCGGTGGTGGGCGAACCGGCGCTGCTGCTCGCGGACGAGCCGACGGGGGCGCTGGACTCGGCGTCCGGGGAGGCCGTGATGACGCTCCTGCGCGAACTCAACGCGGAGGGCGCGACGATCGCGGTCATCACGCACGACACGGAGATCGCGGGCCGGCTGCCCCGGCAGGTACGGATCCGGGACGGGCGGGTGGTGGAGGACACGGTGACCGGCGGTGCGACCGCCGGCGGGTCCGGTGGTGCGACCGACGGCCTGTCCTACCGCGCCTCCGGCGGCGTGTCCGAGGGTGGAAGGGGCGCCGCCTGA
- a CDS encoding peptidoglycan-binding protein has translation MSGDATGGLGPSDDRSRPAADGGELPATGGGELPGGGGGGELSAGGGRRSARVGERPMARRRLVLALAAIVAVAGGGAAVTALSAPDDERGGGSGSAADAKGLPPATAPVTRGDLSNSSQQDGTLGHLGERKINAGPAGVLTWVAPAGAVVERDQRLYEVEGGPVRLMYGSEPMYRTLKTGDKGKDVRQLEENLAALGYVGFDVDEEYTAKTAAAVKRWQKSHDLKQTGTVGPDQIAFAGSAVRVKEAGAAPGDRVAPGGPVLTVTGSERVVQFKIPVSEAESAKTGTRVKIRLPDGTELPGKVSAVGKTASAGEDPQDRTPKISVTVSFDEPRKVKGIDQSPVTVDLTGETRKDVLTVPVNALLALPGGGFGVQVVENGTARDLAVELGMFGQGRVEVSGDGLREGMKVGVPSA, from the coding sequence ATGAGCGGCGACGCGACGGGCGGCCTCGGGCCCTCGGACGACCGCTCTCGGCCCGCGGCCGACGGAGGCGAGCTGCCCGCGACCGGCGGAGGAGAACTGCCCGGGGGCGGCGGAGGAGGAGAGCTCTCGGCGGGCGGTGGGCGACGGTCCGCCCGCGTCGGCGAGCGGCCCATGGCGCGGCGTCGGCTGGTGCTCGCCCTCGCGGCGATCGTCGCCGTCGCGGGCGGCGGGGCGGCGGTCACGGCCCTCTCCGCGCCCGACGACGAACGGGGCGGCGGGTCGGGGAGCGCGGCGGACGCCAAGGGGCTGCCCCCCGCGACCGCTCCGGTGACCCGCGGCGACCTCAGCAACAGCTCCCAGCAGGACGGCACGCTCGGGCACCTCGGCGAGCGCAAGATCAACGCCGGGCCGGCCGGGGTCCTGACCTGGGTCGCCCCCGCCGGCGCGGTCGTCGAGCGGGACCAGCGGCTGTACGAGGTGGAGGGCGGTCCGGTCCGTCTGATGTACGGCTCCGAGCCGATGTACCGCACGCTGAAGACCGGCGACAAGGGCAAGGACGTGCGCCAGCTGGAGGAGAACCTGGCCGCCCTCGGGTACGTCGGGTTCGACGTCGACGAGGAGTACACCGCGAAGACGGCCGCCGCCGTCAAGCGCTGGCAGAAGTCCCACGACCTGAAGCAGACGGGCACCGTGGGCCCGGACCAGATCGCCTTCGCGGGCAGTGCGGTACGGGTCAAGGAGGCGGGCGCCGCACCGGGCGACCGCGTCGCACCGGGCGGTCCGGTGCTGACGGTGACCGGTTCCGAGCGCGTCGTACAGTTCAAGATCCCCGTGTCGGAGGCGGAGTCGGCGAAGACCGGGACCCGGGTGAAGATCCGGCTGCCGGACGGCACGGAGCTGCCGGGGAAGGTGTCGGCCGTCGGGAAGACGGCGTCGGCGGGTGAGGACCCGCAGGACAGGACCCCGAAGATCTCGGTCACGGTCTCGTTCGACGAGCCGCGCAAGGTCAAGGGCATCGACCAGTCCCCCGTGACCGTCGACCTCACCGGAGAGACCCGCAAGGACGTCCTGACCGTGCCCGTCAACGCGCTGCTCGCGCTGCCCGGCGGCGGGTTCGGCGTCCAGGTCGTCGAGAACGGCACCGCCCGGGACCTGGCGGTCGAGCTCGGCATGTTCGGACAGGGGCGGGTGGAGGTCAGCGGGGACGGGCTGCGCGAGGGCATGAAGGTCGGGGTGCCGTCCGCATGA
- a CDS encoding response regulator transcription factor yields MRVLVVEDEAFLAEMIAEGLRRDALAVDVAADGLEALRKMQLGEYDVLVLDRDLPGMHGDDVCRRVVEQRLMTRVLMLTAAGTVRDRVEGLGLGADDYLTKPFAYDELLARVLALGRRARPALPPVLERAGIVLDTARRQASRDGRHLHLSRKEFAVLEALLRAEGAVVSGEDLIEQVWEEHTSYRTNAVRVTLSKLRAKLGEPPVVETVPGSGYRISS; encoded by the coding sequence ATGCGCGTACTGGTGGTGGAGGACGAGGCGTTTCTCGCCGAGATGATCGCCGAGGGGCTGCGCCGCGACGCGCTCGCCGTGGACGTGGCGGCCGACGGCCTCGAAGCCCTGCGGAAGATGCAACTGGGCGAGTACGACGTCCTCGTCCTGGACCGGGACCTGCCCGGGATGCACGGCGACGACGTCTGCCGCCGGGTGGTCGAGCAGCGGCTCATGACCCGGGTCCTGATGCTGACGGCGGCGGGCACCGTACGGGACCGGGTCGAGGGCCTCGGTCTCGGCGCCGACGACTACCTGACCAAGCCCTTCGCGTACGACGAGCTGCTCGCCCGGGTGCTGGCCCTCGGCCGGCGTGCCAGGCCCGCGCTGCCGCCCGTGCTTGAGCGGGCCGGGATCGTGCTGGACACCGCACGCCGCCAGGCCAGCCGCGACGGACGCCATCTGCACCTGTCACGCAAGGAGTTCGCCGTCCTGGAGGCGCTGCTCCGGGCCGAGGGCGCGGTGGTCAGCGGCGAGGACCTGATCGAGCAGGTCTGGGAGGAGCACACCAGCTACCGCACGAACGCGGTCCGGGTGACCCTGAGCAAGCTGCGGGCGAAGCTGGGCGAGCCACCGGTGGTGGAGACCGTGCCCGGCTCCGGCTACCGGATCTCGTCATGA